Genomic segment of Kiritimatiellaceae bacterium:
GTGCGGCCCGAGTCGCACATCAGCGGTTACCGGTCGCTATCCATCGGAACACGGGGTTCGCAATTACGTGGGGCGGATGAATCCAGCCCATCCAAACCTGTTTGACGAACTGAAAAAGGCGGGATATCACCGCGCTTTGTTCGGCAAGGATCATATTACGTTCAGCAATGCAATCGGCGTACATTATGACGAAGGGGAAGATACTTGCATCGGGAATATGGATGAACATCCTGACTACCGGTACAGTTGGAGCGCCGGGCCGCTCGATCCCGCCAGTCCATGGAATCTGACGGAACGGCTGACAACCGCCGGACTGGACTATATCACTCGGCGCAGTAAAACGGATCAGCCGTTTTTTGTGACACTCAACTATCAGGATCCGCATCCCTATTTCACAGCTCCGGAACCCTATGCCTCTTTGTTTTCTCCTGACCAATTTGAACTTCCGGAGAATTTCCGAAGGGAGCCGGTCGCCGGAGAGCCCCGCCGTCTGGAAATATGGCGGACTCACTCCCGCTCGGGAGAGGCGACGGAAGAGGATTTCAAGAAAGCCATGGCCATGTATTGCGGCCAGATCCGTTATGTGGACGATCAGGTTGGACGGGTTTTGGATAAGCTGGAAGAGTTGAATCTTCTGGAGAACACCATTGTTCTTTTCTGGAGCGATCACGGCGAACTTCTGGGGGATTACGGGGTGACCCATAAGCTGCCGGTTTTTTACGATTCTCTGGTTCGTATTCCGATGGTTCTGTGGGATCCAAGCGGACGGATCGCTCCGGGAACCAATACCGATTTAGTGGAAGCGATGGATATTTTTGCTTCCGTTCTGGATATTTGCCAGGTGCATCAGCCGGAAGGCAGCCGTGCGCGGAGCCTGACCGGAAAAGAGTACCGCCCCCGTGCAGACGTTTTCGCGGAGGGCGGACTTCTTATAGCGCCTGTGGAGCAGGCAATTCCGGAGCTCAACCTGCGGGCGCCGTATCAGCCCAGTCAGTTCGGCCCGGGAGCTATGCTGCGGACGGGCAAATGGAAGTTGTGTGCGCACAGTTTTGACTGCTGGGAGTTGTATGATCTTGAAGAGGATCCTCATGAATGCCGCAATGTATTCAATGAGCCGGTCAATGCGTCTGTCGTGCGTGAACTGACCGTTCGACTGGTTCAGCGCATGATGTGCTGCGGACAGTCGCCGGAAGACCTTTGCCGTCCTGTGATCACGGGTATCGGAAGCGACGGAATCCCGCTGTGGGATGATGAGTGTACACGGATTATGAATTGCGCCGGCATATTGCCCGGGGACGTTGCGGAACGTGAATTCTGATCGCTGACCCGGAGTCTTACTGATGGATAAAAATATAAATTGGTCTCCTCATGACGCGAGGTGAAGGACATAATGACCGGCCATGGAAAAACACCATAACATTTTGTTCCTTTCTCAGTATTATACGGAGAATCTTCATCGTGGAGTGGCCCAGTATGCTCTCGAGGCA
This window contains:
- a CDS encoding sulfatase-like hydrolase/transferase translates to MKKYNIVIINPDQMRWDYMTPNGHPFIGTEHLSRLAAMGTNFRQAFCSCPMCGPSRTSAVTGRYPSEHGVRNYVGRMNPAHPNLFDELKKAGYHRALFGKDHITFSNAIGVHYDEGEDTCIGNMDEHPDYRYSWSAGPLDPASPWNLTERLTTAGLDYITRRSKTDQPFFVTLNYQDPHPYFTAPEPYASLFSPDQFELPENFRREPVAGEPRRLEIWRTHSRSGEATEEDFKKAMAMYCGQIRYVDDQVGRVLDKLEELNLLENTIVLFWSDHGELLGDYGVTHKLPVFYDSLVRIPMVLWDPSGRIAPGTNTDLVEAMDIFASVLDICQVHQPEGSRARSLTGKEYRPRADVFAEGGLLIAPVEQAIPELNLRAPYQPSQFGPGAMLRTGKWKLCAHSFDCWELYDLEEDPHECRNVFNEPVNASVVRELTVRLVQRMMCCGQSPEDLCRPVITGIGSDGIPLWDDECTRIMNCAGILPGDVAEREF